In Metopolophium dirhodum isolate CAU chromosome 7, ASM1992520v1, whole genome shotgun sequence, one genomic interval encodes:
- the LOC132948081 gene encoding probable helicase with zinc finger domain, whose translation METNFAEVEHRAIEYLNHKQWSNAFFCFDQLLENAVAKSLPSERFVGYLLGRSQCSLELKKYDDVIHDCRHIISMLTDDENAYSSRVRRNLVNALFALKRYGEAEQAALEWVVRSDNSSEAKKMLDTVRLVWSMSKEDIPTPVQTLEDQLNQINEDLLFGDRLDSWIATGVREQSRRNRKHPVELVDDEKMVGQLFESSSNENNGIQHFERNSQFFERFNGAGQENGMTYSNIAKHNGEPYDLRTNYQSKVTEVFQEPTRKEKQTELKFPKKNEMRYSCTYCGISFHLENQLRAHCATENHQTVIMSDEGRDWKWRPPPRGFSSECYTLCEAFSEGEGTENSCKYGAQCVEAHGMEELTEWKERFEYRRMKLQRASENKLYGKSYTEQLLERWVQSTNPEKIMRESLDSVVESHDCDLVTTVESKTSNREWTFVLETTSSLQAVALLQDTYRNHFSLTHILVDNGLQQVAFDMEPPNDQEWVSQAQHPVSQSLSSKLRHQIKVYFTTNIYGTFRQAVVFDFGLGPVLVKHLCVDVIPVTDCGKVKEIHKELILSSMERWNPNNSNIVEFQSSIGPTQVHDDREREQNLLLSYSAPCPSTFSLTHTTISEKKLTRNNYRARIHELLYVEELARYEQVARYNLTAKLQLASCYLLSPSGVAASTAKYSHNNELFALLQLGTDVSEDTSAGRLILNNCTTVYLSPSKDKKSSDEKRTVHEAQIEDKGKNVIYLRLSANTVTGLGLKADTNVKFDVQFQLNRIPYCEWHYAIDHIADFKIIFPDTFLEPIIPWSPKRQWVEIIDKKLNVKQREAVIAITTPTNISLPPILIIGPFGTGKTYTLAQAIKQTLLQDNTRILVCTHSNSAADLYIKDYLHPYVEDGHTEAKPLRIYYHKRWVSTVHSTVQKYCILDQNGSFRLPTLEEILNYRVIVVTLSISMFLSSVGLKKGHFTHILLDEAAQAMECEAIMPLALANTDTRIVLAGDHMQLSPEIFSKFAKERNLHVSLLERLYDHYPGQFASKILLCENYRAHEAIIHFTSELFYEQKLVSKGNQPQHDSLYPLTFFTTRGEDIQDSNSTAFYNNAEVYEVVERVSELRKNWPVAWGAFDEHSIGIMTPYSDQVFRIRSELRKRRMGGISVERVLNVQGKQFRAIFLSTVRTRRTCLANNVGGGEKSNSGINKLGMDDMDYGFLSNSKLLNTAITRAQSLVAVVGDPVALCSIGRCRKVWERFIQICDENHSLNGITWIHLRNLLDNLELKKSYILNPLAPEFVPRRYQQESYIKIPQSLATFNAAIPPPPIRFSQPPPLFSSPIFPFPLYIPSITQPPPPAFISLRQPIINPSQMWPLGPLTTTAPNLFPRPILQPPIQKPNDEEIRPPPGLVPPRNPGLVHLVQNGHADLQFVQNTAGVTPVNLPSPNMIVPNANLMGLQDQFNKMNMSSLQPFAMQHPSLVQPFNIRSMVDVNNKHAETITSQQTQRNNDRSMLEGMLPHNISIEEMMTSQTKQVEWLKFLTDNGGALMGQKFIELLRSQTQYKKSTIQQPPPIQQPPPNIPLQMNVPPPEIGNRVPDDLLNILIQQQNQKQQINHNGFGNPSQGIPHLDGSGTDDMYKPLSNQFTLGQQQSNIEQIDRTPLYKRQAQAQPNGNIMLPMNGDRQALSPQYQGMSTYADACRQSPMVEERKNPVDNQFGNDPQCNNAFYNFFN comes from the exons ATGGAGACCAATTTCGCCGAGGTCGAGCACAGAGCCATCGAGTACCTAAACCACAAACAATGGAGCAACGCGTTTTTCTGTTTCGACCAGTTGTTGGAAAACGCTGTGGCCAAAAGCTTGCCATCGGAACGGTTCGTCGGCTATCTACTGGGCCGGTCACAGTGCAGTCtggaattgaaaaaatatgacgaCGTCATTCACGATTGCCGACACATCATATCTATGCTGACTGACGATGAAAATGCGTATAGCTCACGTGTGCGACGCAATCTAGTCAACGCGCTGTTTGCATTGAAAAGATATGGCGAAGCGGAACAAGCTGCCTTGGAATGGGTGGTGAGGTCGGACAATAGCAGTGAGGCCAAAAAAATGTTGGACACTGTACGCTTGGTGTGGAGTATGTCAAAAGAAGACATACCTACACCGGTACAGACATTAGAAGATCAGTTGAATCAGATCAACGAGGATCTGCTGTTTGGAGATAGACTAGATTCTTGGATTGCCACTGGTGTCAGGGAGCAAAGTCGAAGGAATAGAAAGCACCCCGTTGAACTAGTTGACGATGAAAAAATGGTTGGCCAACTATTTGAGTCATCTAGTAATGAAAATAATGGCATACAACATTTTGAAAGAAACAGCCAATTCTTTGAACGGTTTAATGGGGCTG GACAAGAAAATGGTATGACTTACTCTAATATAGCAAAACATAATGGTGAACCATATGATTTAAGAACAAATTATCAGTCAAAAGTCACTGAAGTTTTCCAAGAACCAACTA gaaAGGAGAAGCAAACAGAGTTAAAATTTCCAAAGAAAAATGAAATGAGATATTCTTGTACATATTGTGGTATATCATTCCATTTAGAAAATCAACTCCGGGCACATTGTGCTACTGAAAACCACCAAACAGTAATAATGTCTGATGAAGGACGTGATTGGAAATGGCGTCCACCACCACGAGGATTCTCTTCTGAATGCTATAC cttATGTGAAGCTTTTTCGGAAGGAGAAGGAACAGAAAACTCTTGCAAGTATGGTGCTCAGTGTGTTGAAGCACATGGCATGGAAGAATTAACTGAATGGAAAGAAAGATTTGAGTACAGACGAATGAAATTACAACGTGCTAGTGAAAATAAACTTTATGGGAAATCTTATACAGAGCAGTTATTAGAAAg GTGGGTACAGTCAACAAATCCAGAGAAAATTATGCGCGAAAGTTTGGACAGTGTTGTCGAATCTCATGATTGTGACTTAGTAACTACTGTTGAATCTAAAACTAGTAACCGTGAATGGACCTTTGTCCTAGAAACAACTTCATCTCTTCAAGCTGTGGCTTTACTTCAAGATACTTATCGTAATCATTTTTCTCTAACACATATTTTGGTTGATAATGGTTTGCAACAAGTTGCTTTCGATATGGAACCACCAAATGATCAAGAATGGGTATCTCAAGCTCAGCATCCTGTTTCTCAGTCCTTGTCTTCCAAATTAAGACATcagataaaagtttattttacaacaaatatttatggAACCTTTAGACAAGCAGTAGTATTTGATTTTGGTCTTGGTCCTGTTCTGGTTAAACATCTTTGTGTAGACGTAATACCTGTGACAGATTGTGGTAAAGTCAAAGAAATTCACAAAGAATTAATATTATCCTCTATGGAACGATGGAAcccaaataattcaaatattgtgGAGTTTCAATCATCAATTGGACCTACTCAAGTGCATGATGATAGAGAAAGAGAGCAAAATTTACTATTGAGTTATTCTGCACCTTGTCCTTCCACTTTTTCTTTAACTCACACCACCATTTCAGAGAAAAAACTTACAAGGAACAATTATAGAGCAAGAATTCATGAGTTATTATATGTTGAAGAACTTGCACGTTATGaacaa gtGGCCAGATACAATTTGACTGCAAAATTGCAATTGGCTAGCTGCTATCTACTCTCACCTAGTGGCGTTGCAGCCAGTACAGCAAAATATTCTCATAATAATGAGTTGTTTGCATTATTACAACTCGGAACAGATGTATCGGAAGACACTTCTGCCGgaagattaatattaaataattgtaccaCTGTATATCTTTCCCCATCTAAAg acAAAAAGTCATCTGATGAAAAGCGAACTGTTCATGAAGCACAAATTGAAGATAAAGGGAAAAACGTTATCTACCTTAGATTATCTGCCAATACAGTTACTGGCCTTGGTCTTAAAGCAGatacaaatgtaaaatttgaTGTTCAGTTTCAACTAAATCGAATACCGTACTGTGAATGGCATTATGCTATTGATCATATAGCTGACTTCAAAATTATCTTTCCTGACACTTTTTTGGAACCAATTATACCATGGAGTCCAAAGCGACAATGGGTAGAAATAATTGACAAAAAATTAAACGTAAAACAAAGAGAAGCTGTTATTGCTATCACAACTCCTACAAACATTAGTTTACCTCCAATACTAATTATTG GGCCATTTGGTACGGGCAAGACTTATACTTTAGCCCAAGCTATTAAACAAACATTATTACAAGATAATACAAGAATCTTAGTTTGTACTCATTCAAATAGTGCTGcagatttatatataaaagacTATTTACATCCATATGTTGAGGATGGGCATACAGAAGCAAAGCCGTTGAGGATATATTATCACAAACGTTGGGTGTCCACTGTTCACAGTACTGTTCAAAAG TATTGTATTTTGGATCAAAATGGTTCATTTAGACTACCGACACTAGAAGAAATCCTAAATTATCGAGTGATAGTAGTGACATTAAGTATTTCTATGTTTTTGTCATCTGTTGGATTGAAAAAAG gtCATTTTACACATATTCTCTTGGATGAAGCCGCACAAGCAATGGAGTGTGAAGCAATCATGCCATTAGCACTTGCTAATACTGACACACGGATTGTTTTAGCTGGAGATCACATGCAG ttaagtccagaaatattttcaaaatttgccAAAGAAAGGAATTTACATGTATCACTGCTAGAACGCCTTTATGATCACTATCCTGGACAATTtgcttctaaaatattattgtgtgaaaATTACAGAGCACATGAAGCCATAATACAT ttTACGTCTGAATTGTTTTATGAACAAAAACTTGTGAGCAAAGGCAACCAACCGCAGCATGATAGTTTGTACCCTTTGACATTTTTTACAACTCGTGGAGAAGACATACAAGATAGTAATTCAACTGCATTTTACAATAACGCTGAAGTTTATGAAGTTGTTGAACGGGTATCTGAGTTACGGAAAAATTGGCCTGTTGCATGGGGAGCGTTTGATGAACATTCTATAGGTATCATGACTCCTTATTCAGATCAAGTGTTCAGAATTAGATCAGAACTACGTAAACGACGTATGGGTGGCATATCTGTTGAAAGAGTGCTTAACGTACAag gtaaacAGTTCAGAGCAATATTTCTGAGTACTGTACGTACCAGGCGGACTTGTTTGGCGAATAATGTAGGAGGAGGTGAGAAATCTAACAGTGGTATAAACAAACTTGGCATGGATGATATGGACTATGGATTTTTATCCAACTCAAAGTTGCTAAACACTGCCATTACCCGTGCACAAAGTCTTGTTGCAGTGGTTGGAGACCCTGTAGCACTTTGTTCGATTGGACGATGCAGAAAAGTCTGGGAACGGTTCATTCAAATATGTGATGAAAACCATAGTCTTAATGGTATCACATGGATTCATTTACGAAATTTGTTAGATAACCTCGAATTAAAGAAGTCTTACATTTTGAACCCTTTGGCTCCAGAATTTGTACCCAGGCGTTACCAGCAAGAGtcttatataaaaattcctCAATCTTTGGCTACTTTTAATGCGGCTATACCACCACCACCAATAAGGTTTTCTCAACCACCACCTTTATTTTCTTCACCCATATTTCCATTCCCATTGTATATACCTTCTATCACTCAACCACCTCCGCCTGCTTTTATTTCTCTAAGACAACCAATCATAAATCCTTCCCAAATGTGGCCACTTGGCCCACTAACAACAACTGCTCCAAACCTTTTTCCGAGACCTATACTCCAGCCACCAATACAAAAACCAAACGATGAAGAAATTCGGCCACCCCCAGGTTTGGTGCCTCCACGCAACCCAGGTCTAGTTCACTTGGTTCAAAATGGGCATGCTGATCTTCAGTTTGTTCAGAATACTGCTGGAGTGACACCTGTAAACTTGCCTTCTCCAAATATGATTGTACCAAACGCAAATTTGATGGGACTTCAAGATCAGTTCAACAAAATGAATATGTCATCACTACAACCATTTGCAATGCAACATCCTTCACTGGTGCAACCATTCAATATTAGGTCAATGGTTGATGTGAACAATAAACATGCTGAAACAATTACATCACAACAGACACAACGCAACAATGATCGATCAATGCTTGag GGTATGTTACCACATAACATTAGTATAGAAGAAATGATGACTTCTCAGACAAAACAAGTTGAATGGTTGAAATTTCTAACAGATAATGGTGGTGCTTTAATGGGACAAAA gttTATTGAACTGTTACGGTCTCAAACCCAGTACAAAAAATCAACTATCCAACAGCCGCCGCCTATTCAACAACCACCTCCAAATATTCCATTGCAAATGAATGTACCTCCTCCAGAAATAGGAAATAGAGTTCCTGatgatttgttaaatattttgatacaacaGCAAAATCAAAAACAGCAAATCAATCATAATGGTTTTGGGAATCCATCAcag gGAATTCCACATTTAGATGGTAGTGGAACAGACGATATGTATAAACCATTGAGTAATCAATTTACACTCGGTCAACAACAAtcaaatattgaacaaattGATCGCACACCGCTATATAAACGACAAGCACAAGCACAACCTAATGGCAATATAATGTTACCAATGAATGGTGATCGTCAGGCATTATCTCCTCAATATCAAGGTATGTCGACATATGCAGATGCATGTAGACAATCACCAATGGTCGAAGAACGGAAAAATCCCGTAGATAACCAGTTTGGCAATGATCCACAGTGCAATAATGCattctataattttttcaactga
- the LOC132949452 gene encoding LOW QUALITY PROTEIN: polymerase delta-interacting protein 2-like (The sequence of the model RefSeq protein was modified relative to this genomic sequence to represent the inferred CDS: deleted 1 base in 1 codon) gives MFKHFGRSNILCLCKRYYVRLVEVGQLNTPKPIEKYETGQLFFHQIFGYRGVILFPWLARVYDRDVVIKAENAAGKDVKGKTHTYYQTLIDERDCPFIRAQTEAVTFLGNQDTSRSLYAIPGLDYVAQEDILPYTATEKQPLQHELFDKFLMYNPNKDPPFGAQETLRSWQKKNHPWLELSDVHKETTENVRITVIPFYMGYRESQTNSVYWWRYCIRLENLGEQSVQLRERHWRIFSLSGTLETVRGRGVVGQEPLLSKKSPAFQYSSHVSLQAPSGHMWGTFRMEREDGHLFDCRIPPFSLESKPDDKFLDR, from the exons atgtttaaacattttggaAGAAGcaatatattgtgtttatgtaaacgttattatgttag atTAGTAGAAGTGGGTCAGTTAAATACACCAAAGcctattgaaaaatatgaaactgGTCAGTTGTTTTTTCACCAGATATTTGGATATAGAGGGGTGATATTGTTTCCGTGGTTAGCCAGAGTATACGACCGTGATGTTGTCATCAAAGCAGAAaa tgcgGCAGGAAAAGATGTTAAAGGAAAGACACACACATATTATCAAACTTTGATAGATGAAAGAGATTGtccatttatt agggCACAAACAGAAGCCGTTACTTTTCTCGGAAATCAGGATACCAGTCGTAGCTTGTATGCGATACCTGGTCTAGATTATGTAGCTCAAGAAGATATACTTCCATACACAGCAACTGAAAAACAACCGTTACAACATGAACTTTTTGATAAATTCCTCATGTATAATCCTAATAAAG ATCCACCATTTGGGGCACAGGAGACATTGAGAtcgtggcaa aaaaaaaatcatccttgGCTGGAGTTGTCAGATGTTCATAAAGAAACTACAGAAAATGTTAGGATCACAGTAATACCATTCTACATGGGTTATAGAGAATCACAAACCAATTCTGTGTACTGG tggaGATATTGTATACGATTAGAAAATTTAGGTGAACAAAGCGTTCAACTTAGAGAAAGACATTGGAGAATATTTAGTTTATCTGGAACATTAGAAACTGTACGTGGAAGAGGAGTAGTGGGCCAAGAACCTCTGCTCTCGAAAAAATCACCAGCATTTCAATACAGTAGTCATGTTAGCTTACAAGCTCCTAGTGGACACATGTG ggGAACATTTCGAATGGAACGTGAAGATGGACATTTATTTGATTGTCGAATACCTCCATTTTCTCTAGAGAGCAAACCAGATGATAAG TTTCTAGACCGTTAA